A genomic stretch from Lysobacter ciconiae includes:
- the glnE gene encoding bifunctional [glutamate--ammonia ligase]-adenylyl-L-tyrosine phosphorylase/[glutamate--ammonia-ligase] adenylyltransferase, whose amino-acid sequence MTPPQPIEPAVLLRQLEPAGIAELDDSATARLQAVAIASDFAIDTFARQPGLLDRLLQDDGAVAMPPPELDHGAPEAWPSALRLYRAAESTRLVWRDVLGLDGIDTTLAGTTMLAERCQQLALDALESSFIERHGVLRDAAGSVLRLVVLALGKLGGGELNFSSDVDLVYGYEPPGDPAAASDGPRPLAAEHYFSRLGQKLARLLDDVTVDGFCHRVDLRLRPYGNAGRVAWSFPAMEQYFQREGRDWERYAWQKARPVAGDLAAGTEFLELLRPFVYRRYLDYGALDGLRAMKAAIAAEVARKELADDIKRGPGGIREIEFLAQALQLIRGGRDPDLRERSLQPALAALVKAGQVEARTGAQLTEAYRFLRHLENRLQMFADQQTHALPVEPTIRERIAIGMGFADWDELRVELERHRGIVAEEFAALLAPRHGNRSDGTLAEYWLALPDGGDAAVLAEAGFEDASSADSLLRDFARSPGVVALTDATRARLDRVLPAFMEGAARSSRPALALRRLLALVQNILRRTAYLALLDEQPAALARLVRVTSQSALLAERVAVHPLLLDELLDASVAGELPGRAELIQACAQVGLQGDGSGARRAPGHGGRPPATPEVRSQEDVEAVLNALNEVRQAASFRIAMAHRDHRQPAVDSARQVAWLAEGVVNRVLAMATREMLGAHGELPATRFAVFGYGSLGGEELGFDSDLDLVFLYDTPARAGGIDAVSDGPRPLDAARWSARLAQKLVALLEAPTRAGRLYEVDVRLRPDGAKGVLVSSLASFAAYQRERAWNWEHQALVRARAIAGDPTLAEDFAGVRTATLSRPRDPDQLRDDVSAMRARMRAELDRSKDGVFDLKQGQGGLVDLEFVLQSLVLEHAASRPEVLGRQDTHGLIVAVHEAGIIDEDTRTQLQAAHEILLSRSLDCSLDRRPRRMVPDAPVARARAAIELAAREHGLDFSRRL is encoded by the coding sequence ATGACTCCACCCCAACCAATCGAACCCGCCGTGCTGCTGCGACAGCTGGAGCCTGCTGGTATCGCCGAGCTGGACGACTCCGCCACCGCCCGCTTGCAGGCCGTGGCCATCGCCAGCGACTTTGCGATCGACACCTTCGCGCGCCAGCCCGGCCTGCTGGATCGGCTGTTGCAGGACGATGGCGCGGTTGCGATGCCGCCGCCCGAGCTCGACCACGGTGCTCCCGAGGCATGGCCGTCCGCCTTGCGGCTCTATCGCGCCGCTGAATCCACCCGGCTGGTGTGGCGCGACGTGCTCGGACTGGACGGAATCGACACGACGCTCGCCGGCACCACCATGCTCGCCGAACGTTGCCAGCAACTGGCGCTGGACGCGCTGGAGTCGAGCTTCATCGAGCGCCACGGCGTGTTGCGGGACGCCGCGGGCAGCGTGCTGCGACTGGTGGTGCTGGCACTGGGCAAGCTGGGCGGAGGCGAGCTGAACTTCAGTTCCGACGTCGACCTGGTCTACGGCTACGAGCCGCCGGGCGACCCGGCTGCCGCGTCCGACGGACCGCGGCCGCTGGCGGCGGAACACTACTTTTCCCGCCTCGGCCAGAAGCTCGCACGCCTGCTGGACGACGTCACGGTCGATGGTTTCTGCCACCGCGTGGACCTGCGCTTGCGTCCCTACGGCAATGCCGGGCGCGTGGCCTGGTCGTTCCCCGCCATGGAGCAGTACTTCCAGCGCGAGGGGCGCGACTGGGAGCGGTATGCGTGGCAGAAGGCGCGGCCGGTGGCCGGCGACCTGGCGGCCGGCACGGAGTTCCTGGAATTGCTGCGCCCGTTCGTCTACCGGCGTTATCTGGACTACGGCGCGCTGGACGGCCTGCGCGCGATGAAGGCGGCCATTGCCGCCGAAGTGGCACGCAAGGAGCTGGCCGACGACATCAAGCGCGGGCCCGGCGGGATCCGGGAGATCGAATTCCTCGCCCAGGCGCTGCAGCTGATCCGCGGCGGGCGGGATCCGGACCTTCGTGAGCGTTCGCTGCAGCCGGCGTTGGCCGCGCTGGTCAAGGCCGGGCAGGTGGAGGCCAGGACCGGCGCGCAACTGACCGAGGCGTACCGTTTCCTGCGTCATCTGGAGAACCGCCTGCAGATGTTCGCCGACCAGCAGACGCACGCCTTGCCCGTGGAGCCGACGATACGAGAGCGGATCGCCATCGGCATGGGTTTTGCCGATTGGGACGAACTGCGGGTGGAACTGGAGCGCCATCGCGGGATCGTGGCTGAGGAGTTCGCGGCGTTGCTGGCGCCCCGCCACGGCAACCGCAGCGACGGGACGCTCGCCGAGTATTGGCTGGCGCTGCCCGACGGCGGGGACGCGGCGGTGCTCGCCGAGGCCGGTTTCGAGGACGCCTCCAGTGCCGACAGCCTGTTGCGCGATTTCGCCCGCAGCCCGGGCGTCGTTGCGCTGACCGACGCCACGCGGGCGCGGCTGGACCGGGTGTTGCCCGCGTTCATGGAGGGCGCGGCGCGTTCCAGCCGCCCGGCGCTCGCGTTGCGGCGCCTGCTCGCGCTGGTGCAGAACATCCTGCGCCGGACCGCCTATCTGGCGCTGCTGGACGAGCAGCCGGCCGCGCTGGCCCGGCTGGTCCGTGTGACCAGCCAGAGCGCGTTGCTCGCCGAACGCGTCGCGGTGCATCCGCTGCTGCTGGACGAACTGCTCGATGCCAGTGTCGCCGGCGAACTGCCGGGCCGCGCGGAGCTTATCCAAGCGTGCGCGCAGGTCGGCCTGCAAGGCGACGGCTCGGGCGCGCGCCGGGCGCCGGGCCACGGCGGTCGCCCGCCTGCGACACCGGAGGTCCGCAGCCAGGAAGACGTGGAAGCCGTGCTCAACGCGCTCAACGAAGTGCGCCAAGCGGCCAGCTTCCGCATTGCCATGGCCCACCGGGACCATCGCCAGCCGGCAGTGGACAGTGCGCGCCAGGTGGCGTGGCTGGCCGAGGGCGTGGTGAACCGGGTGCTGGCGATGGCGACGCGGGAAATGCTCGGCGCCCACGGCGAGCTGCCCGCAACGCGCTTCGCGGTGTTCGGCTATGGCAGCCTGGGCGGCGAGGAGCTGGGGTTCGATTCGGATCTCGACCTGGTGTTCCTCTACGACACCCCCGCCAGGGCGGGCGGTATCGACGCGGTGTCGGACGGCCCGCGACCGCTGGACGCGGCGCGCTGGTCGGCCCGCCTGGCGCAGAAACTGGTGGCCTTGCTGGAGGCGCCCACGCGCGCCGGTCGCCTCTACGAGGTGGACGTGCGCCTTCGCCCGGACGGGGCCAAGGGCGTGCTGGTATCGAGCCTGGCCAGTTTTGCTGCCTACCAGCGCGAGCGCGCCTGGAACTGGGAGCACCAGGCGCTGGTGCGCGCCCGCGCGATCGCCGGTGACCCCACCCTCGCCGAGGACTTTGCCGGGGTACGCACCGCCACGCTGTCGCGGCCGCGCGATCCGGACCAGCTGCGCGACGACGTCTCGGCCATGCGCGCGCGCATGCGCGCCGAACTGGACCGCAGCAAGGACGGCGTGTTCGATCTCAAGCAGGGTCAGGGCGGGCTGGTGGACCTGGAGTTCGTGCTGCAATCGCTGGTGCTGGAGCATGCCGCCAGCCGACCCGAGGTACTGGGCCGGCAGGACACCCACGGCCTGATCGTCGCCGTCCACGAGGCCGGAATCATCGACGAGGACACGCGCACCCAGTTGCAGGCCGCGCACGAGATCCTGCTCTCCCGCAGCCTGGACTGCAGTCTGGATCGGCGGCCCCGACGGATGGTGCCCGACGCGCCGGTGGCGCGTGCCCGCGCCGCGATTGAATTGGCCGCGCGCGAGCACGGGCTCGACTTCAGTCGCCGGCTGTGA
- the aroQ gene encoding type II 3-dehydroquinate dehydratase, producing the protein MAKLLVLHGPNLNLLGEREPEIYGRTTLAEIDAELRAIATGAGHELASLQSNAEHVLVDRIQAARSDGTAVILINPAAFTHTSVALRDALAAAALPFYEIHLSNPHAREPFRHTSYFSDLAVGVIAGLGPAGYRCAMDAALRRLAATPA; encoded by the coding sequence ATGGCAAAACTGCTGGTCCTGCACGGCCCCAACCTGAACCTGCTCGGTGAACGCGAGCCGGAGATCTATGGCCGCACGACACTCGCAGAGATCGACGCGGAACTGCGCGCGATCGCGACTGGCGCAGGCCATGAGCTCGCCAGCCTGCAGTCCAACGCCGAGCACGTGCTGGTCGACCGCATCCAGGCGGCGCGCAGCGATGGCACCGCGGTGATCCTGATCAATCCGGCGGCGTTCACCCACACCAGCGTCGCCCTTCGCGATGCGTTGGCGGCGGCGGCGCTACCGTTCTACGAGATCCACCTGTCCAATCCGCATGCGCGCGAGCCCTTCCGCCATACAAGCTATTTCAGCGACCTGGCCGTCGGCGTGATCGCCGGGCTGGGCCCCGCCGGCTACCGCTGCGCAATGGATGCGGCGCTGCGTCGCCTGGCCGCGACGCCGGCCTGA
- the groL gene encoding chaperonin GroEL (60 kDa chaperone family; promotes refolding of misfolded polypeptides especially under stressful conditions; forms two stacked rings of heptamers to form a barrel-shaped 14mer; ends can be capped by GroES; misfolded proteins enter the barrel where they are refolded when GroES binds) — protein MAAKEIRFGEDARSKMLRGVNTLANAVKATLGPKGRNVVLDKSYGAPTITKDGVSVAKEIELADKFENMGAQMVKEVASRTSDDAGDGTTTATVLAQAFIREGMKAVAAGMNPMDLKRGIDKAVTGAVAELKNISKPSSSSKEIAQVGTISANSDANIGDLIAKAMDKVGKEGVITVEDGSGLDNELDVVEGMQFDRGYLSPYFINNQQSMQAELDDPFILLYDKKISNVRDLLPILEGVAKAGKPLLIVAEDVEGEALATLVVNTIRGIVKVCAVKAPGFGDRRKAMLEDMAVLTGGTVISEEVGLALDKATIEDLGRAKKVQVSKENTTVIDGAGETGGIEGRIKQIKAQIEETSSDYDREKLQERVAKLAGGVAVIKVGASTEIEMKEKKARVEDALHATRAAVEEGVVPGGGVALIRALAAIVDLKGDNEDQNHGITIALRAMEAPLREIVINAGEEASVILNKVREGTGSYGYNAANGQYGDMLEFGILDPTKVTRTALQNAASIAGLMITTEAMVGELPKKDEPAMQGGGDMGGMGGMGGMGF, from the coding sequence ATGGCTGCCAAGGAAATTCGTTTCGGCGAAGACGCGCGCTCCAAGATGCTGCGCGGTGTCAACACGCTCGCCAATGCTGTCAAGGCGACTCTCGGCCCGAAGGGTCGCAACGTTGTGCTCGACAAGAGCTACGGCGCCCCCACGATCACCAAGGACGGCGTGTCCGTCGCCAAGGAGATCGAGCTGGCCGACAAGTTCGAGAACATGGGCGCGCAGATGGTCAAGGAAGTCGCCTCGCGCACTTCCGATGACGCCGGCGACGGCACCACCACCGCGACCGTGCTGGCCCAGGCGTTCATTCGCGAGGGCATGAAGGCCGTTGCCGCCGGCATGAACCCGATGGACCTGAAGCGCGGCATCGACAAGGCCGTCACCGGCGCTGTCGCCGAGCTGAAGAACATCTCCAAGCCGTCCTCCAGCAGCAAGGAAATCGCCCAGGTCGGTACGATCTCGGCCAACTCCGATGCCAACATCGGTGACCTCATCGCCAAGGCGATGGACAAGGTCGGCAAGGAAGGCGTGATCACCGTGGAAGACGGCTCGGGCCTGGACAACGAGCTGGACGTGGTCGAGGGCATGCAGTTCGACCGCGGCTACCTCTCCCCGTACTTCATCAACAACCAGCAGTCGATGCAGGCCGAGCTGGATGACCCGTTCATCCTGCTGTACGACAAGAAGATCTCCAACGTCCGCGACCTGCTGCCGATCCTGGAAGGCGTGGCCAAGGCCGGCAAGCCGCTGCTGATCGTCGCCGAAGACGTCGAGGGCGAGGCCCTGGCGACCCTGGTTGTCAACACCATCCGCGGCATCGTCAAGGTCTGCGCCGTCAAGGCCCCGGGCTTCGGCGACCGTCGCAAGGCGATGCTGGAAGACATGGCCGTGCTGACCGGTGGCACCGTGATCTCCGAGGAAGTCGGCCTGGCGCTGGACAAGGCGACCATCGAAGACCTCGGCCGGGCCAAGAAGGTCCAGGTCTCCAAGGAAAACACCACCGTCATCGACGGCGCCGGCGAGACCGGTGGCATCGAAGGCCGCATCAAGCAGATCAAGGCGCAGATCGAAGAGACCTCTTCGGACTACGACCGCGAGAAGCTGCAGGAGCGCGTGGCCAAGCTGGCCGGCGGCGTTGCGGTGATCAAGGTCGGTGCCTCGACCGAGATCGAGATGAAGGAAAAGAAGGCCCGCGTTGAAGACGCCCTGCACGCGACCCGCGCGGCAGTGGAAGAAGGCGTGGTCCCGGGCGGCGGCGTCGCCCTGATCCGTGCGCTGGCCGCCATTGTCGACCTGAAGGGCGACAACGAAGACCAGAACCACGGCATCACCATCGCCCTGCGCGCGATGGAGGCCCCGCTGCGCGAGATCGTGATCAACGCCGGTGAAGAGGCCTCGGTGATCCTGAACAAGGTTCGCGAAGGCACCGGCAGCTACGGTTACAACGCGGCCAATGGCCAGTACGGCGACATGCTCGAGTTCGGCATCCTGGACCCGACCAAGGTGACCCGCACTGCGCTGCAGAACGCGGCCTCCATTGCCGGCCTGATGATCACCACCGAAGCGATGGTGGGCGAGCTGCCGAAGAAGGACGAGCCTGCCATGCAGGGCGGCGGCGACATGGGCGGCATGGGTGGCATGGGCGGCATGGGCTTCTAA
- the accB gene encoding acetyl-CoA carboxylase biotin carboxyl carrier protein: MDLRKIKKLIDLLEESNLAEIEIKEGEESVRLARTPRGTVMASAPQQPVAAAPAPMPMASPVEAATGGSVAAGNELPDGHVVRAPMVGTFYTSPSPDKPAFVTVGQTVTAGETIGIIEAMKMFNPIEADASGTILKVVAENGQPVEFDQPLFVIG; encoded by the coding sequence ATGGACCTGCGCAAAATCAAGAAACTCATCGACCTGCTGGAAGAGTCCAACCTGGCGGAGATCGAGATCAAGGAAGGCGAAGAGTCCGTGCGCCTTGCGCGCACCCCGCGCGGCACCGTGATGGCGTCGGCGCCGCAGCAGCCGGTGGCGGCCGCGCCAGCGCCGATGCCGATGGCCTCGCCGGTCGAGGCCGCCACCGGCGGCAGCGTCGCCGCCGGAAACGAGCTGCCCGACGGCCACGTTGTGCGTGCGCCCATGGTCGGCACCTTCTACACCTCCCCCTCGCCGGACAAGCCGGCATTCGTCACGGTCGGCCAGACGGTCACCGCCGGCGAGACGATCGGCATCATCGAGGCGATGAAGATGTTCAACCCGATCGAGGCCGATGCGTCCGGCACCATCCTCAAGGTGGTGGCCGAGAACGGTCAGCCGGTCGAATTCGACCAGCCCCTGTTCGTGATCGGCTGA
- a CDS encoding protein-disulfide reductase DsbD family protein, translating to MAGVNADDLLPVDEAFAVDARASDQGAVAIHWKIADGYYLYRHRTSVTSDAGFAAGELQLPPGEPHEDEFFGKVETYRKRLTAQLPGEARGASTTLTVKYQGCADAGICYPPQTRKLTVALPSVPPARTAAPASKAANLLGKPLAGGGPGGNALFPRAAGGADAMPLPAEQAFGFEAIAGDGDALLLRFSPASGYYLYRDNTRLTLESTDGGIALGKPRWPAGRQHRDEHFGDVVVYFDQIDVPVPLLRERADATTVKLTATFQGCQNDGICYPPMTRKVAIDLPKGTVTATAKPGADAGGMTPAAAAGEATAAGPDGTASQLPGAAETDAAAVGSDLASGAALGTDDPFAASDAGLAASTASPAAIETSAGAPDSAPGLLLILLFALIGGLILNLMPCVLPVLSLKVLSLAGHGHTPGVARRQALWYTAGVMLSFAALGALALGLRQAGLALGWGFQLQQPVVVALLALLMLALGLSLSGVWQLAGRWTGAGHGLTTRSGPAGDFFTGVLAVVVATPCTAPFMGAALAWAFTAPAAIAMAVFLALGLGLALPFLLIGFVPALARALPRPGAWMETFKQVMAFPLYLTAVWLAWVLAKQLGADAVGLWMVAAVLVALGAWAWNHSRTRARPWATSLAVIALLGAGWTLWLIHTHPLPDKVLEHAAVGEGQLVKVPFSEQRLTDLRAANRVVFVNMTADWCVTCKANEKTVLGREGFQRALDDADAAYLVGDWTNVDPALTAFLQRHKAVGVPLYVVFPSGGGEGQILPTVLTPDIVRQALADAAVEAF from the coding sequence ATGGCGGGGGTCAATGCCGACGACCTGCTGCCCGTCGACGAGGCCTTCGCCGTGGACGCCCGCGCCAGCGACCAGGGCGCGGTGGCCATCCACTGGAAGATCGCCGACGGGTATTACCTGTATCGCCACCGCACCTCGGTGACCAGCGATGCCGGATTTGCGGCCGGTGAGCTGCAGCTGCCGCCCGGCGAGCCGCACGAGGACGAGTTCTTCGGCAAGGTGGAAACCTACCGCAAGCGCCTGACGGCGCAGCTGCCGGGCGAGGCGCGCGGTGCCAGCACCACCCTGACGGTCAAATACCAGGGCTGCGCCGACGCCGGCATCTGTTACCCGCCGCAGACCCGCAAGCTGACCGTGGCGCTGCCCTCGGTCCCGCCGGCCCGCACTGCGGCACCCGCCAGCAAGGCCGCCAACCTGCTGGGCAAACCATTGGCCGGCGGCGGCCCCGGCGGCAACGCGCTGTTTCCGCGTGCTGCGGGCGGCGCCGACGCCATGCCCTTGCCCGCCGAACAGGCGTTCGGCTTCGAGGCGATCGCCGGGGACGGCGACGCCTTGCTGCTGCGCTTCAGCCCGGCGTCGGGCTATTACCTGTATCGCGACAACACCCGCCTGACCCTGGAGTCGACCGACGGCGGCATCGCGCTCGGCAAGCCGCGCTGGCCGGCCGGACGCCAGCACCGCGACGAGCATTTCGGCGATGTCGTGGTGTATTTCGACCAGATCGACGTGCCGGTACCGCTGCTGCGCGAACGTGCCGACGCCACGACCGTCAAGCTGACCGCCACCTTCCAGGGCTGCCAGAACGACGGCATCTGCTACCCGCCGATGACCCGCAAGGTCGCGATCGACCTGCCGAAGGGAACGGTCACGGCAACGGCAAAACCCGGGGCTGACGCCGGGGGGATGACTCCCGCTGCGGCGGCCGGCGAGGCGACCGCAGCCGGCCCCGACGGTACCGCGTCCCAACTGCCGGGCGCCGCCGAAACCGACGCAGCGGCTGTGGGCAGCGATCTTGCATCCGGCGCTGCCTTGGGCACTGACGACCCGTTCGCCGCCAGCGACGCGGGGCTTGCTGCATCCACCGCGTCTCCCGCAGCGATCGAGACCAGCGCTGGCGCGCCGGACTCCGCACCGGGCCTGTTGCTGATCCTCCTGTTCGCCCTCATCGGCGGGCTGATCCTCAACCTGATGCCGTGTGTGCTGCCGGTGCTGTCGCTGAAGGTGCTGTCGCTGGCTGGTCACGGCCACACGCCGGGCGTGGCGCGCCGGCAGGCGCTCTGGTACACCGCCGGGGTGATGCTCAGCTTCGCGGCACTGGGGGCTCTCGCCCTGGGCCTGCGGCAGGCGGGACTCGCGCTGGGCTGGGGCTTCCAGCTGCAGCAGCCCGTCGTGGTGGCGCTGCTCGCGCTGTTGATGCTGGCGCTCGGCCTGAGCCTGTCTGGTGTCTGGCAACTGGCGGGTCGCTGGACCGGCGCCGGCCACGGCCTGACGACGCGCTCCGGTCCCGCGGGTGACTTCTTCACCGGCGTGTTGGCGGTCGTGGTCGCCACGCCGTGCACCGCGCCGTTCATGGGCGCGGCGCTGGCCTGGGCCTTCACCGCGCCGGCCGCCATCGCTATGGCGGTGTTTCTCGCCCTGGGACTCGGGCTGGCGCTGCCGTTCCTGCTGATCGGCTTCGTGCCCGCCCTGGCCCGCGCGCTGCCGCGCCCCGGCGCGTGGATGGAAACCTTCAAGCAGGTCATGGCCTTCCCGCTCTATCTGACCGCGGTGTGGCTGGCCTGGGTACTGGCCAAGCAGCTGGGCGCCGACGCGGTCGGCCTGTGGATGGTTGCTGCGGTCCTGGTGGCGCTCGGCGCGTGGGCCTGGAACCACTCGCGCACGCGGGCCCGCCCCTGGGCGACGTCGCTGGCGGTCATCGCCCTGCTCGGCGCTGGATGGACGCTGTGGCTCATCCATACCCATCCGCTGCCGGACAAGGTGCTGGAGCACGCCGCCGTCGGCGAAGGCCAACTGGTGAAGGTGCCTTTCAGCGAACAGCGCCTGACCGACCTGCGCGCCGCCAACCGCGTGGTGTTCGTCAACATGACCGCCGACTGGTGCGTCACCTGCAAGGCCAACGAGAAGACCGTGTTGGGACGCGAGGGATTCCAGCGCGCGCTCGACGATGCCGATGCGGCCTATCTGGTGGGTGACTGGACCAACGTCGATCCAGCGCTCACCGCGTTCCTTCAGCGACACAAGGCGGTCGGCGTGCCGCTCTACGTGGTGTTTCCGAGCGGCGGCGGCGAGGGACAGATCCTGCCCACCGTGTTGACCCCCGACATCGTCCGCCAGGCCCTGGCCGATGCCGCCGTGGAAGCGTTCTGA
- a CDS encoding TlpA family protein disulfide reductase: MGQNSKIVIAAVLAAMAGVGLSIWLNPPAPLIRTEIGQRALQDVLAATAPTPPDGLAIARRGEPIPTLELPGLDGALMPLPQAHAGRPQLINLWASWCGPCIEEMPELDRFAGKQGADGVQVVGIALDDADAVRAFLERVPVRYPILIDAAGPADAGVQLGNVKGVLPYTVLLDAQGRLLKQKIGPFRDGEIDAWVER; this comes from the coding sequence TTGGGCCAGAACAGCAAAATCGTGATCGCCGCAGTGCTCGCGGCCATGGCAGGCGTCGGCCTGAGCATCTGGCTGAACCCGCCGGCACCGCTGATACGCACCGAGATCGGCCAGCGGGCGCTGCAGGACGTGCTCGCCGCTACGGCGCCAACCCCGCCGGACGGTCTGGCCATCGCGCGCCGGGGTGAACCGATCCCGACGCTCGAACTGCCCGGACTGGACGGCGCGCTGATGCCATTGCCGCAGGCCCACGCGGGGCGTCCGCAACTGATCAACCTGTGGGCCAGCTGGTGCGGCCCGTGCATCGAGGAAATGCCCGAGCTGGACCGCTTCGCGGGCAAGCAGGGCGCCGACGGAGTGCAGGTGGTCGGCATTGCGCTGGACGACGCCGACGCCGTGCGCGCCTTCCTTGAGCGCGTGCCGGTGCGCTACCCGATCCTGATCGACGCGGCCGGACCGGCCGATGCCGGCGTGCAGCTGGGCAACGTCAAGGGCGTCCTGCCCTACACCGTCCTGCTCGACGCACAAGGCCGGCTGTTGAAGCAGAAAATCGGCCCGTTCCGCGATGGCGAAATCGATGCCTGGGTCGAGAGATGA
- the cutA gene encoding divalent-cation tolerance protein CutA: MSVLIAYCTCPDRASADTVADALVGERLAACVSQLPGVRSTYRWEGRVEHGQEVLLMIKTTRDQLDSLTVRVRALHPYELPELIAVEAVGGLAPYLDWVVEQTRDDD, encoded by the coding sequence ATGTCCGTCCTGATCGCTTATTGCACGTGTCCGGATCGGGCCAGTGCCGACACCGTCGCCGATGCACTGGTGGGCGAGCGTCTGGCTGCGTGCGTCAGCCAGCTGCCCGGCGTCCGATCCACCTACCGCTGGGAGGGCCGGGTCGAGCACGGACAGGAAGTGCTGCTGATGATCAAGACCACCCGGGACCAGCTGGATTCGCTGACCGTCCGGGTCCGCGCGCTGCACCCCTACGAACTTCCCGAACTGATCGCGGTCGAAGCGGTCGGCGGACTCGCGCCCTACCTGGACTGGGTCGTGGAACAGACCCGAGATGATGACTGA
- the accC gene encoding acetyl-CoA carboxylase biotin carboxylase subunit has product MLDKVVIANRGEIALRILRACHALGIHTVAVHSTVDRNLKHVAMADESVCIGPAPSPESYLNMASLISAAEVTDAQAIHPGYGFLAENADFAERVEESGFIFIGPKAETIRLMGDKVAAIRAMKEAGVPCVPGSDGPLGDDPQTNIKIAREIGYPVIVKASGGGGGRGMRVVHTEAALVTAIQTTKAEAKATFGNDMVYMEKFLENPRHVEIQVLADGQGNAIHLGERDCSMQRRHQKVVEEAPAPGITDEQRAEIGKVCVDACIRIDYRGAGTFEFLYENGRFYFIEMNTRIQVEHPVTEMVTGIDLIREQLMIASGQKLRLKQEDIVISGHAIECRINAEDPETFMPSPGLVTDFHVPGGPGVRVDSHLYAGYRVPPNYDSMIAKLIVHGPDRETAIARMRVALSEMVIDGIKTNIPLQQRILADVGFQQGGQNIHYLERRLKEQKDKSLAIS; this is encoded by the coding sequence ATGCTGGACAAAGTCGTCATCGCCAACCGCGGCGAAATCGCGCTGCGCATCCTGCGCGCCTGCCACGCCCTGGGCATCCATACCGTCGCGGTGCACTCCACGGTGGACCGCAACCTGAAGCACGTCGCCATGGCCGACGAATCCGTGTGCATCGGCCCGGCGCCCTCGCCCGAGAGCTACCTCAACATGGCCTCGCTGATCTCCGCGGCCGAGGTCACCGACGCGCAGGCGATCCACCCGGGATACGGCTTCCTGGCCGAGAACGCCGACTTCGCCGAGCGCGTCGAGGAGTCGGGTTTCATCTTCATCGGCCCCAAGGCCGAGACGATCCGCCTGATGGGCGACAAGGTCGCGGCGATCCGGGCAATGAAGGAAGCCGGTGTCCCCTGCGTCCCCGGCAGCGACGGCCCGCTGGGCGATGACCCGCAGACCAACATCAAGATTGCCCGCGAGATCGGCTATCCGGTGATCGTCAAGGCCTCCGGCGGTGGCGGCGGACGCGGCATGCGCGTGGTCCACACCGAGGCGGCGCTGGTCACCGCGATCCAGACCACCAAGGCAGAGGCCAAGGCCACGTTCGGCAACGACATGGTCTACATGGAGAAGTTCCTGGAGAACCCGCGCCATGTGGAGATCCAGGTCCTCGCCGACGGCCAAGGCAACGCGATCCACCTGGGCGAGCGCGACTGCTCGATGCAGCGCCGCCACCAGAAGGTGGTCGAGGAAGCCCCGGCGCCGGGCATCACCGACGAGCAGCGCGCCGAAATCGGCAAGGTCTGCGTGGATGCGTGCATCCGGATCGACTACCGCGGCGCGGGCACGTTCGAGTTCCTGTACGAGAACGGCCGCTTCTACTTCATCGAGATGAACACCCGCATCCAGGTCGAGCACCCGGTCACCGAAATGGTCACCGGCATCGACCTGATCCGCGAACAGCTGATGATCGCCAGCGGCCAGAAGCTGCGCCTGAAGCAGGAAGACATCGTCATCAGCGGCCACGCCATCGAGTGCCGGATCAACGCCGAGGACCCGGAGACCTTCATGCCCAGCCCGGGCCTGGTCACCGACTTCCACGTGCCGGGTGGTCCCGGCGTGCGCGTGGACAGCCATCTGTATGCCGGCTATCGCGTGCCGCCGAACTACGACTCCATGATTGCCAAGCTGATCGTGCACGGCCCCGACCGCGAGACCGCGATCGCGCGCATGCGCGTGGCGCTCAGCGAGATGGTGATCGACGGCATCAAGACCAATATCCCCTTGCAGCAGCGCATCCTGGCCGACGTCGGCTTCCAGCAGGGCGGCCAGAACATCCACTACCTGGAGCGGCGCCTGAAGGAACAGAAGGACAAGTCGCTGGCGATCAGCTGA
- the groES gene encoding co-chaperone GroES, with the protein MNIKPLFDRVVIKRMEEEKMSAGGIVIPDSATEKPIKGEVVAVGAGKALDNGSVRAPQVKVGDKVLFGKYSGTEVKLDGTDLLVVKEDDIFAILG; encoded by the coding sequence ATGAATATCAAGCCGCTGTTCGACCGCGTGGTCATCAAACGCATGGAAGAAGAGAAGATGTCCGCGGGCGGCATCGTCATCCCTGATTCGGCCACCGAGAAGCCGATCAAGGGCGAAGTCGTCGCCGTCGGCGCCGGCAAGGCACTGGACAACGGCAGCGTGCGCGCGCCGCAGGTCAAGGTGGGCGACAAGGTGCTGTTCGGCAAGTACAGCGGCACCGAGGTCAAGCTGGATGGCACCGACCTGCTGGTGGTGAAGGAAGACGACATCTTCGCGATCCTGGGCTGA